Proteins found in one Brevibacillus brevis genomic segment:
- a CDS encoding enoyl-CoA hydratase yields the protein MASHWNVEIVDRVATVTISNPPANALSQAVLGQLSELLDQWENNDEIKAIVLTGEGRFFIAGADIKEFTQLNRDNAEEMAKKGQALFNRMETFPKPIIAAINGACLGGGLELALACHIRLAAPEAKLGLPELNLGLIPGYGGTQRLPRLVGRGKATQMILTSEMIGGEEALRIGLVEAVYPVEQLLAEAQKLAAVFASKSAITLKFALASIHNTTELSLSQGLEQEAKLFGDAFATEDVKEGVTAFLEKRKPQFADR from the coding sequence CGCACTCAGTCAAGCAGTGCTCGGTCAATTGAGTGAACTTTTGGACCAGTGGGAAAATAACGATGAAATCAAAGCAATCGTTTTGACTGGTGAAGGTCGGTTTTTCATTGCAGGAGCGGACATCAAAGAATTTACCCAACTGAATCGGGATAATGCAGAAGAAATGGCGAAGAAGGGTCAAGCATTGTTTAATCGCATGGAAACGTTCCCGAAGCCAATCATTGCAGCAATTAACGGCGCTTGCCTTGGTGGGGGACTGGAGCTTGCGTTGGCGTGCCATATCCGCTTGGCAGCACCTGAAGCCAAGCTCGGGTTGCCAGAGTTGAATCTCGGACTCATTCCAGGGTACGGGGGGACGCAACGTCTACCGCGTCTGGTTGGTCGAGGCAAAGCGACACAGATGATTCTCACATCAGAGATGATCGGTGGCGAGGAAGCATTGCGTATCGGTCTTGTGGAAGCGGTTTATCCCGTAGAGCAGTTGCTCGCAGAAGCACAAAAGCTGGCGGCTGTTTTCGCAAGTAAGAGCGCGATTACCCTGAAGTTTGCCCTAGCGTCCATCCATAACACAACGGAGCTGTCGCTGTCACAAGGCTTGGAGCAAGAAGCAAAGCTCTTTGGTGATGCTTTCGCGACGGAGGACGTAAAAGAAGGCGTGACTGCATTTCTCGAAAAGCGCAAGCCGCAATTCGCAGATCGGTAG